The sequence GTCAATTTctctaaatatataaattattgattttcCAATGGTACTTTCGGACTCTTTCATTCCATTCAAGATTAGGGAGcttgttacatatttatattgttgATTTAGATTGAAGGTGTAAAAGATAATAAAGGAGACAAACACAGTTCATCCATGGTTAAATTGCATCGAAATACAACTCAAGATAGCAATCAAAAAAGGAATTTATAGAGTCGCATCAACACTGAAAATTAAGATCTTTCACAAAATTGATCGTTAAACTACAACTGGATCAAGGTCACTGCTCTGAAGACATTTTGTCCCCCCCctgataaattaaatttaacaaaaaatgttaactcGCAACGACAGACGAAGGTTCTCTCAATACTTAGTTATGGTGAAAgcatttatcataaaatatacattaagcATAAAATGTTGACACGCAACGAAACTGGAAGATTTATTTTATCCCAATACAAAAGAGAGACGAAATATACcatagggacagtcaaactcataaatctaaaataaactgacaacgccatggctaaaaatgaaaaagacaaacagacaaacaatattacatatgacacaacatagaaaactaaagaataattAGTTATCCAAGTTACCAGCATTGaaataatttagtacgctagacgcgcgtttcgtatacacaagactcatcagtgattctcatatcaaaatagttataaagccaaacaaatacaaagttgaagagcattgatgatccaaaattccaaaagttgtgccaaacacgtgtaaggtaatctatgcctgggataagaaaatccttagtttttcgaaaaagttttgtaaacagtaaatttataaaaatgaccacataattaatattcatgtcaacaacaCAAAACTAACCATGCCCAGATTTGACCAAACTTTGTTTGAACTAATAGTTtccattttcataaaattcgtAACTGTTATTTATTTGAACCCTGTTTAGATAATTCTAGTAAATCAAATGCAGACTAATCGCAATAAGTGCGTATTAGATTGAAATTCTAATAATTATCTTACTTAGAAGATAATCTCAACGTCAACTAAACAACATATAAgtaacaataaaagaaaataaaaaccgCTAATATTGCGTATTAGATTTTGATAAAATCCTTATTATTACTTTCTAACGTCAACTATTTAAACTTTATGCAGCGGTTTTccaagcgattcgaagaaaagAATAATATCGTCTATAAGGAAATGAAAGACTTcagtttatataattttttttcaaactgtaCAAGTCTCTGGCTACtaccaaaattaatataaaatgtattaatttgagAACATTAACAatagtttaaaacaatatttcattacaCGTACATGTAATATGACGTAATGAAAACTGTCGATTGTAGGAGGAAACAAAATGTGTTATTGACCCTGAGAACTTTTCatcatatttacatatattgCAATTCCTTAGTATTACGACAGTGTGACATTTAAAAGTGTACCTATAATATGCAAATTCATTACTTGCGGTTAACTTAGAAATTTCCTTGTGTACATGtgtattataaacaatataattgaAAACGGTATAAAAGAACGATTCGGAAGAAGTAAAACAGTATTCATTAGAAATAATTCCAATTGTTCAAAACAGAGGtaagaaattattaaagtaGAATCATAACTACATTGTATTTGGTATAAATAAATAGGAAAGATATTACAACTTTAATAAGTATAATAGTAACAAAGATAGGAAATAAGTCATTAAAGATTCcgtaaattgtatttataaagttttaagcGTGATACATAGATcaatattttggttttgatcTCAGTAATTTAAATTTAGATTACGTAACACAATACTGCTtcaaagtacaatttattttcatcactGATATTTACTGTATTTTAAAATCTATCGTAAGGTTAATTcggaataaaataattattggaGATAATCAACTTATTAATCATTCgaagtgatatttttttcttatgtttaaatACTGTAAAGGTAAATGTTTATCTTATACTTATACTTGTAAATCAAGTTATGCAAGTTCCTTTTTCTGCATTTGTAAATTTGTGAATATACATCCTATGTATCTTTCTTATTTGTAATGTGAACCTAATTTCTCTGTAAAATCATATTGCATTCATCAATTGAAACTTAATTTTCAAGATTTACATAATTCGTATTGAATTATTTGAACTGCTATTTTGTTAGTCAtgatatttttctgtaaatttcaGACTTGAAGGATGACATTCCAGACCATTTTCGTGTTGATGGCATTGGCCACAATAACAGCAGCCGGTAAGaaaaatgttcaattattttaagtcgaaatttattattgtatcaaataaaagtattttcattttgtagataacatttaaaaaataacacagaatTTTCTGATATTTCCGAACCGGAACAGTCTATGCAATTGCTTTCAACAACGTTCTTTTGCTCAAAGTGTGtagttgttttatttgtgaTGATACTTGatattattgtattgttataaaaagaaaaatcaccaGTATTTTGTTCCAATAAATCAAttcatgaaaatcaaataaattgtcAGATATTCAATTTTTACAGTATATGCACCCTCAGATAAGCATGCATTAGATAGACATGGAGTGGAAAAGGTTTTACTGGTCGAAAACACAGTTGGTAGAAACATAAACAGGCATCGTAGTGACGGATCTCTTTCTGCACTGGATGTTATTGATGCAAATAGACGAGCAGGATCAAGAAATGTTGGAACATCTAACGGAATAGGCAGTGAATTTATTACACACGGGTCATCTTCCGGTAGAGGATTGTCTGGGGCTTCTGTTGGTGGCAGGACCTCTGTAGCTGGAAGTATTAGAGGCTCTTCAATTGGTTTGCCCCGTGCTTTATCTGACGATGATGATCATTTCACCTCTGGCAGCCGAATTGGTTCATCTGGTCTGGCTAGAAATGTGGATCTGactagaaattttcatttggAAACGATTGGTAGTGGCCATGGAGTGTCTGGTCATTCGGGTGCAGATATTCTTGACGCAATCAGTTCTGGACGAGGTGGGCGTGTTGTACTAGACACTGTTTCTAGCAGACGTAGTGGATCAGGTCGTACTTCTGGTTCAGGACTAAATTCTCAGTCA is a genomic window of Mytilus trossulus isolate FHL-02 chromosome 1, PNRI_Mtr1.1.1.hap1, whole genome shotgun sequence containing:
- the LOC134707948 gene encoding uncharacterized protein LOC134707948 — its product is MTFQTIFVLMALATITAAVYAPSDKHALDRHGVEKVLLVENTVGRNINRHRSDGSLSALDVIDANRRAGSRNVGTSNGIGSEFITHGSSSGRGLSGASVGGRTSVAGSIRGSSIGLPRALSDDDDHFTSGSRIGSSGLARNVDLTRNFHLETIGSGHGVSGHSGADILDAISSGRGGRVVLDTVSSRRSGSGRTSGSGLNSQSVVGGKTECKNDCFSDGDCPTNRYCATVNCHRICRRRLSNGYSP